In a genomic window of Corynebacterium coyleae:
- the rpsC gene encoding 30S ribosomal protein S3, with protein MGQKIHPHGLRLGITSDWKSHWYADKNYAEYVAEDIKVREWLEKNLERAGISDVVIERTRDRVRVDIHTARPGIVIGRRGAEADRIRRELEKLTGKMVALNILEVKNVDADATLVAQSIAEQLVNRVAFRRAMRKAIQSAMRNPQVKGIKVMTSGRLGGAEMSRVERYHEGRVPLHTLRAEIDYGTAEAHTTFGVIGVKVWIYKGDVVGGVRESELNAPSNDRRGRGDRRPRRGGQRRRAAEQKKEG; from the coding sequence ATGGGCCAGAAGATTCACCCACACGGCCTGCGCCTGGGTATCACTTCCGACTGGAAGTCCCACTGGTACGCCGACAAGAACTACGCCGAGTACGTCGCTGAGGACATCAAGGTCCGCGAGTGGCTCGAGAAGAACCTCGAGCGCGCTGGCATCTCCGATGTTGTCATCGAGCGCACCCGCGACCGCGTCCGTGTGGACATCCACACCGCACGTCCGGGCATTGTCATCGGCCGTCGCGGCGCTGAGGCTGACCGTATTCGCCGTGAGCTGGAGAAGCTGACCGGCAAGATGGTTGCACTGAACATCCTCGAGGTGAAGAACGTCGATGCAGACGCCACCCTGGTTGCTCAGTCCATCGCCGAGCAGCTGGTCAACCGTGTCGCGTTCCGTCGCGCCATGCGTAAGGCCATCCAGTCCGCTATGCGTAACCCGCAGGTCAAGGGCATCAAGGTTATGACGTCCGGCCGTCTCGGCGGCGCGGAAATGTCCCGTGTCGAGCGCTACCACGAGGGTCGCGTTCCGCTGCACACGCTGCGCGCGGAGATCGACTACGGCACTGCAGAAGCACACACCACCTTCGGCGTCATTGGCGTCAAGGTGTGGATCTACAAGGGCGACGTCGTCGGTGGCGTCCGCGAGTCTGAGCTCAATGCACCGAGCAACGATCGTC
- the rplB gene encoding 50S ribosomal protein L2 — protein MAIRKYKPTTPGRRASSVSAFDEITRSTPEKTLLRPLPKKGGRNTHGHITTRHRGGGHKRRYRVIDFRRSDKDGVLAKVAHIEYDPNRTANIALLHYYDGEKRYIIAPKGLKQGTIVEAGPNADIKVGNNLPLRNIPTGTTIHAVELKPGAGAKLARSAGASIQLLGKEGNYAVLRMPSSEIRRVDIRCRATVGEVGNADQINIRWGKAGRMRWKGWRPTVRGVVMNPVDHPHGGGEGKTSGGRHPVSPWGQKEGRTRNPNRYSNNMIVRRRRSKKR, from the coding sequence ATGGCTATTCGTAAGTACAAGCCGACAACTCCGGGTCGCCGTGCCAGCTCCGTGTCCGCGTTCGACGAGATCACTCGTTCGACCCCGGAAAAGACGCTGCTGCGCCCGCTCCCGAAGAAGGGTGGCCGTAACACCCACGGCCACATCACCACTCGTCACCGCGGCGGCGGCCACAAGCGTCGCTACCGTGTGATCGACTTCCGCCGCTCCGACAAGGACGGCGTGCTGGCAAAGGTTGCTCACATCGAGTACGACCCGAACCGCACCGCGAACATCGCACTGCTGCACTACTACGACGGTGAGAAGCGCTACATCATCGCCCCGAAGGGCCTGAAGCAGGGCACCATCGTCGAGGCTGGTCCGAACGCGGACATCAAGGTTGGCAACAACCTGCCGCTGCGCAACATCCCGACCGGTACGACCATCCACGCTGTGGAGCTCAAGCCGGGCGCAGGCGCAAAGCTGGCTCGTTCCGCAGGTGCGTCCATCCAGCTGCTGGGTAAGGAAGGCAACTACGCAGTTTTGCGTATGCCGTCTTCCGAAATCCGCCGCGTGGACATCCGCTGCCGTGCAACTGTTGGTGAGGTCGGCAACGCTGACCAGATCAACATCCGTTGGGGCAAGGCTGGTCGTATGCGCTGGAAGGGCTGGCGCCCGACCGTGCGTGGTGTGGTTATGAACCCGGTCGACCACCCGCACGGTGGTGGCGAGGGCAAGACCTCCGGTGGTCGTCACCCGGTCTCGCCGTGGGGCCAGAAGGAAGGCCGCACCCGCAACCCGAACCGCTATTCCAACAACATGATCGTGCGACGTCGTCGCTCGAAGAAGCGCTAA
- the rplC gene encoding 50S ribosomal protein L3, translating into MSDNQIKGILGKKLGMTQIFDEENRVIPVTVVEAGPCVVTQIRTPETDGYSAIQIAYGDIDPRKAKKPQAGHFKKAGVNPRRYVAEIRMDDTSGYELGQEFNATIFEGDTFVDVAGTTKGHGYAGAMKRHGFAGQGASHGNQAAHRRVGSIGACATPGRVFKGTRMAGRMGGNRVTTQNLKIQRIDGDNNLILIKGAIPGAKGSVVTVKTAVKGGAHA; encoded by the coding sequence ATGTCTGACAACCAGATCAAGGGCATTCTGGGCAAGAAGCTCGGCATGACCCAGATCTTCGACGAGGAGAACCGCGTTATCCCGGTTACCGTCGTCGAGGCTGGGCCGTGCGTTGTCACCCAGATCCGTACCCCTGAGACCGATGGCTACTCCGCCATCCAGATCGCTTACGGCGACATCGATCCCCGTAAGGCTAAGAAGCCGCAGGCTGGCCACTTCAAGAAGGCTGGCGTCAACCCGCGTCGCTACGTTGCTGAGATCCGCATGGACGACACCTCGGGCTACGAGCTCGGCCAGGAGTTCAATGCAACGATCTTCGAAGGCGACACCTTCGTCGACGTCGCAGGCACCACCAAGGGCCACGGCTACGCCGGTGCCATGAAGCGCCACGGCTTTGCCGGCCAGGGTGCTTCCCACGGTAACCAGGCTGCCCACCGTCGTGTGGGTTCCATCGGCGCCTGCGCGACCCCGGGTCGCGTGTTCAAGGGCACCCGTATGGCTGGCCGCATGGGCGGTAACCGCGTTACCACCCAGAACCTGAAGATTCAACGCATCGACGGCGACAACAACCTCATCCTGATCAAGGGCGCCATCCCTGGCGCAAAGGGTTCCGTTGTTACCGTCAAGACCGCAGTGAAGGGCGGTGCTCACGCATGA
- the rplD gene encoding 50S ribosomal protein L4 has protein sequence MTKLTLDVHTADGATKGSVDLPAEYFDREVSVALMHQVVNAQLAAKRQGTHATKTRGMVSGGGKKPFRQKGTGRARQGSIRAPHYTGGGIVHGPQPRSYAQRTPKKMIKAALAGALTNRAQNERIHIVEDLVPGQTPSTKSARAFIERLTDRKSVLLVIGRDDQNSRLSARNLPGVQIIEPAQLNTYDVLNADDVVFSVEALHTFINRGAAVAAAAEEEK, from the coding sequence ATGACGAAGCTGACGCTTGACGTCCACACCGCAGACGGAGCTACCAAGGGTTCCGTCGACCTGCCGGCCGAGTACTTCGACCGCGAGGTATCCGTGGCACTCATGCACCAGGTTGTGAATGCACAGCTTGCTGCTAAGCGCCAGGGTACCCACGCAACGAAGACCCGCGGCATGGTTTCCGGCGGCGGCAAGAAGCCGTTCCGCCAGAAGGGCACCGGTCGCGCCCGTCAGGGTTCGATCCGTGCTCCGCACTACACCGGTGGTGGCATTGTGCATGGTCCGCAGCCGCGTTCCTACGCACAGCGCACCCCGAAGAAGATGATCAAGGCTGCCCTCGCTGGCGCTTTGACCAACCGTGCGCAGAACGAGCGCATCCACATCGTGGAGGATCTCGTCCCGGGCCAGACCCCGTCGACGAAGTCCGCTCGTGCATTCATCGAGCGCCTCACCGACCGCAAGTCGGTCCTGCTGGTGATCGGCCGTGATGATCAGAATTCCCGTCTCTCCGCAAGGAACCTGCCGGGCGTCCAGATCATTGAGCCGGCTCAGCTGAACACCTACGACGTCCTCAACGCTGATGACGTTGTGTTCTCGGTCGAGGCACTCCACACCTTCATCAACCGCGGCGCAGCTGTTGCCGCCGCTGCGGAGGAGGAGAAGTAA
- the rplV gene encoding 50S ribosomal protein L22: MADTITTASATAKFVRVSPMKARRVLALIRNKSVAEALAILKYAPQGASKDVAKVVASAAANAENNFGLDPRTLVIAECYANEGPTMRRFQPRAQGRAFQIRKRTSHITVVVESKEGAK; this comes from the coding sequence ATGGCTGACACCATCACCACTGCATCCGCGACTGCCAAGTTCGTTCGCGTCTCTCCGATGAAGGCACGCCGCGTGCTTGCTCTCATCCGCAACAAGTCGGTTGCTGAGGCACTCGCCATCCTGAAGTACGCCCCGCAGGGTGCGTCCAAGGATGTTGCAAAGGTTGTTGCTTCCGCAGCAGCCAACGCGGAGAACAACTTCGGCCTGGATCCGCGCACGCTCGTCATTGCCGAGTGCTACGCAAACGAGGGCCCGACCATGCGTCGTTTCCAGCCGCGTGCACAGGGTCGCGCATTCCAGATCCGGAAGCGCACCTCTCACATCACCGTTGTTGTCGAGTCCAAGGAAGGGGCCAAGTAA
- the rplW gene encoding 50S ribosomal protein L23: protein MAKIANPRDIIIAPVLSEKSYGLMEQNTYTFYVSPSANKTQIKIAVEEIFGVDVASVNTVNREGKRKRSRTGFGKRKDTKRAYVTLREGSDSIDIFGGATA, encoded by the coding sequence ATGGCAAAGATCGCTAACCCGCGCGACATCATCATCGCCCCGGTGCTCTCTGAGAAGAGCTACGGCCTGATGGAGCAGAACACGTACACCTTCTACGTGTCCCCGTCCGCGAACAAGACCCAGATCAAGATTGCCGTGGAAGAGATTTTCGGCGTCGACGTCGCTTCGGTGAACACCGTCAACCGTGAGGGCAAGCGCAAGCGCTCCCGCACCGGTTTCGGTAAGCGTAAGGACACCAAGCGCGCCTACGTCACTCTCCGCGAGGGCAGCGACTCCATCGACATCTTCGGCGGTGCGACCGCGTAA
- the rpsS gene encoding 30S ribosomal protein S19 codes for MPRSLKKGPFVDEHLLNKVDAQNEAGTKQVIKTWSRRSTILPDFIGHTFAVHDGRKHVPVFVDESMVGHKLGEFAPTKTFKGHVKEQKGRR; via the coding sequence ATGCCACGTAGCCTTAAGAAGGGCCCGTTCGTCGACGAGCACCTCCTCAACAAGGTGGATGCTCAGAACGAGGCAGGCACCAAGCAGGTCATCAAGACCTGGTCGCGCCGTTCGACCATTCTCCCCGATTTCATCGGTCACACTTTCGCCGTCCACGACGGTCGTAAGCACGTGCCGGTGTTCGTGGACGAGTCCATGGTTGGCCACAAGCTCGGCGAGTTTGCACCGACCAAGACCTTTAAGGGTCACGTCAAGGAACAGAAGGGACGTCGATAA